The following coding sequences are from one Candidatus Neomarinimicrobiota bacterium window:
- a CDS encoding hydrogenase maturation protease, translated as MTESILIIGVGSPYRCDDSVGLAILKQLRLHELHNVHLMERSGEGSDIMDIWQSYGHVILVDAVQSGSAPGTIHRIDANTEKVPTDFFHYSTHAFGVAEAVEMARTLGELPKHVLIYGIEGKDFEIGKEISAEIEKSAEQVVQQILDDIHSIREKELAHA; from the coding sequence ATGACTGAATCAATTTTAATCATCGGCGTTGGCAGTCCTTACCGCTGTGATGACAGTGTGGGACTTGCCATCTTGAAACAACTTCGCCTACATGAATTGCACAATGTGCATTTGATGGAACGGTCTGGTGAAGGATCAGATATTATGGATATATGGCAAAGCTATGGCCACGTAATTTTGGTGGATGCAGTTCAGTCCGGTTCAGCCCCCGGCACCATTCACCGCATTGATGCCAATACAGAAAAAGTGCCTACCGATTTTTTCCATTATTCCACCCACGCCTTTGGCGTGGCGGAAGCAGTTGAAATGGCACGAACCTTAGGTGAATTACCGAAACATGTACTCATTTATGGTATTGAAGGAAAAGATTTCGAAATAGGAAAAGAAATTTCAGCGGAGATAGAAAAAAGCGCTGAACAAGTGGTACAGCAGATTCTGGATGATATTCATTCAATCAGGGAAAAGGAATTGGCGCATGCATGA
- a CDS encoding thiamine pyrophosphate-binding protein has product MNSPEMTDNPTDRHGGQTVVDILMSHGVRHIFTLCGGHISPILVAAKESGIRVIDVRDEASSVFAADAVSRLSQTTGVAVVTSGPGLTNTITAVKNSQLAQSPIILIGGATATVLKNKGSLQDIDQLALLKPHIKWSATVRYVNELKSKLEAAFAAAQSGVPGPVFLEIPVDLLYPEQMVREWYKTTSGTKSRGLQDTLFNSYLRWHLKRLFSKGRQSSKTITFDAGFAPPSPGKLHRVATLLNKAERPVMLVGSQAMLSAAKAPAIQEAIRSMGIPTYLSGMARGLLAEDDHFYFRHKRKLALKESDLVILAGVPCDFRLNYGRHIPRSASLVSINRSRHDLRKNRRPDLGIPADPAEAILSLAEMSDGNQNREGWINTLRQRDNERRNEIESQAAIDTGLINPLNLCREINLHLDNNSILVADGGDFVATASYIIQPRSPLSWLDPGVFGTLGVGGGFALGAKLCHPEAEVWILYGDGAAGFSLAEFDTFVRHNLPVIAVVGNDAGWSQIAREQVEMLGDEVGTALAYTNYHKVAEGYGGVGLSVQSSAELPNVLKRAKATVREGKPVLVNALIGKTDFRKGSISM; this is encoded by the coding sequence ATGAACTCACCTGAGATGACTGACAATCCAACTGACAGGCATGGCGGCCAGACCGTCGTTGATATACTGATGTCCCACGGCGTACGGCACATCTTTACGCTTTGCGGCGGACACATCTCCCCTATTCTGGTTGCCGCCAAGGAAAGTGGTATCCGCGTCATCGATGTGCGCGATGAAGCGAGTTCTGTATTCGCTGCTGATGCTGTTTCGAGACTTTCCCAGACGACAGGTGTCGCCGTTGTCACTTCCGGCCCGGGACTTACCAACACTATCACCGCCGTTAAGAATAGTCAACTTGCCCAGTCGCCCATAATTCTCATTGGAGGCGCCACGGCTACTGTGCTAAAAAACAAAGGTTCCCTCCAGGATATCGATCAGTTGGCGCTATTGAAACCTCACATCAAGTGGTCTGCCACCGTCCGCTACGTCAATGAGCTCAAATCTAAACTGGAAGCCGCCTTCGCCGCCGCCCAATCGGGTGTCCCCGGGCCTGTATTCCTCGAGATTCCCGTTGACCTTCTCTACCCCGAGCAGATGGTGCGCGAATGGTACAAGACCACATCAGGGACAAAGAGCCGCGGGCTTCAGGATACACTGTTCAACAGCTATCTGAGATGGCATCTGAAACGGCTCTTCAGCAAAGGAAGACAGTCATCAAAAACTATAACATTTGATGCGGGATTTGCTCCCCCTTCCCCGGGAAAACTCCACCGTGTTGCGACGCTCCTGAATAAAGCTGAACGCCCAGTCATGCTGGTGGGGAGTCAGGCGATGCTGTCAGCCGCAAAGGCGCCGGCGATTCAGGAGGCGATCCGGTCGATGGGAATTCCAACTTATCTCTCCGGCATGGCAAGGGGTCTTCTGGCCGAAGATGACCATTTCTATTTTAGACATAAGCGGAAACTCGCCTTGAAGGAGTCCGATCTGGTCATCCTTGCAGGCGTTCCGTGCGACTTCCGCCTCAATTACGGCCGCCACATTCCGAGGTCGGCCAGTCTGGTTTCTATTAATCGCAGCCGTCACGATCTGAGGAAGAACAGACGACCTGATCTGGGTATTCCGGCTGATCCCGCTGAGGCGATCCTGAGTCTCGCTGAAATGAGCGACGGAAATCAGAACCGGGAAGGCTGGATCAACACGCTGAGGCAGCGCGACAATGAGAGAAGAAACGAGATCGAAAGCCAGGCCGCCATCGATACCGGTTTAATCAATCCTCTGAACCTATGCCGGGAGATCAACCTTCATCTTGATAATAATAGCATCCTCGTGGCTGACGGCGGCGACTTTGTGGCGACGGCCTCCTACATCATTCAGCCGAGAAGTCCGCTGTCGTGGCTCGACCCCGGCGTCTTCGGTACCCTCGGCGTCGGAGGCGGATTCGCCCTCGGCGCAAAGCTGTGCCATCCCGAAGCGGAGGTGTGGATACTGTACGGCGACGGCGCGGCCGGATTCAGTCTGGCGGAGTTTGACACCTTCGTCCGCCATAACCTCCCTGTCATAGCCGTAGTGGGTAACGATGCCGGCTGGAGCCAGATCGCCCGTGAACAGGTGGAAATGCTCGGTGACGAGGTTGGGACTGCCCTTGCGTACACCAATTATCACAAAGTGGCTGAAGGGTACGGCGGAGTAGGATTGTCTGTTCAGAGTTCGGCTGAGCTGCCAAATGTACTCAAACGAGCCAAGGCGACAGTCCGGGAAGGTAAACCTGTACTCGTGAATGCTCTGATTGGGAAGACGGACTTCCGCAAGGGATCGATTTCGATGTAA